The Ziziphus jujuba cultivar Dongzao chromosome 5, ASM3175591v1 genome segment GGGAAACCTAAAGAATATGTATATTCTTGGTATGATCAGCAAGCCAAAATCAAAGATACTGGCTATAACCATAAATCATATAAAGTCTgcaataatgaaatatatgcGGGTTTTCACAAGGCTCATGCAATTATTAACCTTCCAACCATCATGCTCGTGAAACAAATTTTCAGAGCCAAACATGCAAACCGTGAAGGAAGCAAAGAATGTCAAAACCCACATGGCGATGTCAACAACCCAAGTCAAGTTTCATCGGGTAAAAAAGAAAACGCACTCTGAAGTACGTCAAACTACTGTTTTAACACCAAAATATCACACCCAGCTTCGCAAAGTACAGATTGCAGTTCATGGGCACGTCTCAATTATACTGTTAAacgcaaaaaaaaacaaaaaaaaaaaaaaaaaaaaacacacgaCCCAATACACAAAGCAGCGAATAAAACACAGCGGTCTATATCACGATTAGAGAGGCTCACCGGAGCTATACGAGACTCGAGACGTGGGTGAGCATTGGCGGGAGGCTCAGGCGCGGAAGTAGAAGGCCCATTGACTTTGTTAGCGTCCTTCATGAGCTTCTTCCACGAAACTATAGTAGTCTCTCCGGGACGTAACTCCACCGTGAACATTTGCCGGTCACCCGCTTTGAGAAACGACGACGAAGCCCTTAACGAATCACCGCTCCCTTTCTCTTCCTCCATCATCGAATGGGAATTGGAAATTCTGGGAGAACCAGAATCCTAGGGTATTCGGATCGAAGATTCGATAATTAAGATGCGAGAAACATAGGGAGCAAAGGGAAGGTCTCAGGTCTAAGCCCTAGACAGACAGAAGAGAATTTGCCAGGAAAAGGAATTGATAAAggggagaaagaaagagagatagagagagaatttttagagagagagagagagagagacaaataGGAGTTAAGAGGATTAGGCGGGATAGAGGGAAATATTTGGTAGAGGGGTTTTAACTGCATAAACAACAGGGTGTTGAAAAATTTTCTTGCACTTTCTTTTGCGAGAAAGTGAGGGTAGGGGGTGCGGAGAGGAGGGAAGAGAGATGGGGACGGGTATGGACTTCCTATTGGGGTGGATCCGAACCCGAATTCTCTATTGAATTTTTGTCTCTTTGGCCAAACATTTAAAGCCGAAACCCGTTGCCGCCCTGATTTAAGGCTTTTTTGCCGGTGAACGGGTTTTAGAATTGATGGACCATCGGCCACTAGGCATTTAGCCTACTCATGACTCTTTCgagtttaataaaattaaaatttgaaagagtttacccaaataaataaataatcatattagTTGTggtaaattatgtaaaaattgaTTGGAGATGGatacttttttccttcttttctagAAAGGTAGATACCTTCTTTAAAATTATACTGTTTATATCTTGGACATGTTCTTTTGGAATAAGTATTTGACCaagattatttttttggacaaatcaTCGTAAGTCTAATCTAATCGAATGAGCATAGATATACATGTTCAACTATTAAACATACTTGTTTCGTCAATGACCAAATAGTTTGTGAAATACATTagtcaaatattcaaatataatgGTAGATGAAtcattcatttttatattttatatatgtagttCTATTTTTTTAGACAATTGAATTTACGATGATATATTAAACTTAACACATGTTAAACATGTTTTGAAACTTATAAACTCTATTTTCACATTTTGTATCGTCTAGATTATCTTAAACTTAATCACTCAATAGAATGTTTCTCTATATAtaagttgataaaaaaaaaataatatatatacatactatcAAAGCATACAAATTGgaatcaaaattatttaaaaaaaaaaaaaaagtactgcaTTAGGGCACTAAATACTAAATACTAAAATTACACTTGTTtatatgaataatactaaatcactaaattttttttattaaatgatataaaagtatttaatttgtttgttttctagttTAATTGTTTAAAAGATTATTGATTCATATTtagattaaatttatatattataggcATTAGAGTATTTTCCAAATGATGCAGCTagatgatatttttattatattattagttaGCAAATAAATATAGTCTAAACATAAACTGAAAGTGAGATTGGTGCAATGATATGCCCACGTACCTAAATTTTAAGGtcatgacaaaaaaataaaaaaataaaaattctactaattcaaaaagatttaatttttataaaattgattaaaaaaaagaatattaattatCAACCTAATCCCTTTGtttatagaaaatgaaaaacaatttattatatattcattAGTTCATAAAAGTAAGAATGAAATAAGTCAAAAGTATTTAAAGAAAAGCACTGTTGATAACaagaattttattgtattcattgcaaaatatcaaaaaaaacaaTTGGAAATAAAAGCAACGATCATTGTGATTTGTTTATCCTTGAAAAGATATCAAATCACTCGGCAactaaaatttggcaaaacagaAGTGCTACAGTATCAAAACATTTACCATTATAagtgttaatatattattagttaacatatttatataacttaatttaaaaaaaaaagtagtataATTTAGATATGAACAAATGATCCTTAAATAGATCGGTGAATAAAAATGTAAACTAATCAAATATTATCAtttcatttaataaacaaatttgataaatattttgttaactCTAATACTATTGTTAGTGAAAATATTTGATAACCAAAATTGTTTTtctaacaatatattttttttattgattcctTAATCGGTCATCCTACTATACAGATTTTGTTAAACCCTATTATGATAAACTGAATTGAAACCCAACATATACCCatctaaatatttaataatgctCTTGCTTCAATCTTATTCATTTAAAGAAATCTTTCCCACGATATACCCATGAAAATTCAAACACAACACCTTCAAATTTGATATCAATTGGTGCAAGAGTGaagcaataatattttaaaaaaattattaccaaaaaaaaaaagatttccaaaaaattataaattttaaaacaattgatATCAATTGAATATTTCCCACTTTAGTGTGCTCCCATTGATTCATTATCATTGAGATATGACACATTTGTATTTTCATGCTTAGAAtgacttttttttataaaagttatAAAGATTAACAAAAATGTCCTTCATCCCTTTAGTCGAAAATTTAACCTTTAAAACCTTTATAAGCATTTTCAAAGAAATATGGTTTATATTCTAACTTATACCGTGGATAAAACACAACTGCAATTAGCAATAATTTGTTGACATTTCCAAGAAAGCTTCAATATTCGTTAAACTTTATCAAcattttatttatcatataaaacatCAAATGTTTTCCACTATTATTCCATTCAACAAGAGTATTATACATCAAacttaatttataaaaacacAGATTGTAAGTAATGGTCAAAGGATAACTAAATTTTAATGTAACCTTATAATAACTAAAAATTTCAAGTGGTCcagctcttttctttttcagtttCATCCTCTTTAAAGTATCCACCAAAGTGTCCATCATCATCTATCATTctattaaaagattttttatatttcaaagctGAGTTCAACATCAAAAGATGAAATCCCACCTAGTAGACACGTCCAAAACCATAATCTCTTGAAACTTAACATTTTACTTCTGTACTCATTCTTTAAATTTATGTAACTTTGAAGAATatgatcaaatatatttaatagcaATGCAAATCCCAGCAATACTATCATGGATCTTCCTTAATTCAAATGTCATAATCAAATGTATAATGTGAGTAATATAATAAACATGTAAAAATTCACCATATCCATAACACTTCCTTTCCAATCTCTTAATTTtctaatcaaaaaattaaaagtcaaatcatTTGAAAACCCATTATCAACTCTTATTGTGAAACCTCTCAATATCCCATTCAATGAAACAATTCTTTATAATCTTATCAATTGTCTCACCTTTATGATTTTggaaatcataaaatttaagATTCTCTTATGCAATtgccaatcatcatcaataacGTGACTAATAAGAGtcataaattgttattttgaatggaagtccatATATTCATGGTAAGACAAACTCTTTGCTTACCCATTGCAAACACACTCttcatagctttttttttttttttataatttaaatacaattgaaatacATCTCTAAAAACTATTCTATAAGATGGAGGATCATACTTGAGGTTCAAAGCATGACAAAATTTTCTAAACCCTTCCCCTTCAATATGGCTAAATGGCAATTTATCTATGACTATCATTTATCACATAAAAGCCTACATGTCTTTTTATTAAATGTTGTGGACACCAAATTACTACTACCACTATCAAAGGTACGAATATTTTGCCTTTTATCGACCATTCTATTAAGGTACTTTTTGTATTGATTTCGCAATATACTAGTTCCATATCTCTTAGTATTACATATATAATCTATCACATAATATTTACATTTGCCTCTAGGATTATTTGGATTACTATCTTCATTTTTTCAAACTGATTCTAAATCATGGCTGGAGCCTAGAAGATTTTATATACGTAGTTTTATAAGgcttatttaattttgaaggtTAAAACTCaactctctcttcttctttttttttttcatttaaatactCTTCTAACTCATTAATATCATATAAATCATGATGATGCTCATCCATTTTGAAACCTATTGAAAAACacacatgaaaataaaaaaaacctagTGGAAACATATAGacaaatataaatgtaaaatcTACAATATATAACcatatattaacatataatcatattttaaacatataattttagcATACAAtcatattttacaatttaagaTTCAATCAGAATTTAGTAATTTGATTTTAAGATACAATGagattttaacaataaaattcaatttgattTCAATATGCAATTTTATTTAACATGCAATCAGattttaagattttagtatatagTAGTTAATAAGATTTTAAACATAAAATCTTAATGTAACCAAATaattttaacttattattaGATTTCTATAGCAGCATTTCCATAATAACTTAAAtaagcaattaaataaattttaaaaaatttaattatcataaatGAAAACATATGAACCCTAATAACGGAACAACCACATAAAAAACAtttcaaaacaaacaaatttcaaaaactaCACCTCATAAAATCCACAGTTTTCAAATCACTTCGCAACAAACAAATTTCATAGCTTAATTTTTACTACGTTTcatttattctaaatttcacAGCAATCAGATTTACAACCTAAACTTCACTATACTTTACAAAGAGAGCCTCTAGCtacaaaaataaggaaaaaaaataaattaaaagggtAAGTGGCTTACCAATTTTGCAATTGTTACACAAAAGATCAAAAGTCAAAGGAACAAACCAGCCAATAGCACCAAAAAACTTAAAATGTGTTTTcctacataaaaacaaaaacaaaaactaacacAAACAAAATCAGCACCCAATAGCCAACACAATCTTCATAGCTAGCCGGATTGCTTTAATAATTCTGCATCATTAACATAGAATACAAGTTGcacatacttttttttatttttttattttttatttttaggaaaaaagaagaagttgggatatcatttggtttttgttaattattttttctgtttttcattaaaaaaagggTTTTGCATGAATTTGGAGCTtatattggaaaaagaaaaagggtaatCTTTTAGTTATttaggaagaaagaaagaaaacaaataggTTTTTGAAGATGATGCTATGTTTCttatcaaaaccaaaaccaaaaaaacgaAGTGATGGAGATtagaaaatgagagagagagagagagagtagtttcataaagttaaaaattttgatgaataataAACTAATTTCGAAACCCCAcataacaaagaagaaaaaatgaactaaactaaattgaaaattttgaaaagaaaaatggctaaattgaaaattttgataataataaaattggaatttgtTTTCAACTTGTTTTAAGATATGGAAAATCAAACGGCGggagtaattttttaataaaatattttacaaatatgtgtattatttagtatttttatataaaaagctatatattaattgatattGTAGATAGATTAATCGATTCGTTGTGGGTTAGATTAAATGAATTTTTACGGACCTGCAAACTAAACTGATATATCTGATTTTTTCACATATAAAACCAAATTAAACCAAACTATAAGTGAAAAATCGAACCAACCAACGCTAATTGCTTGGTTTGATCGAGTTGCTCAATCCTATTTGAAAACCCTACCCTTAgtaaaatttgacaaataaatttgaaggataattttttataagcaTAAAATGTAACCGCAATCAGAACAAAATCGAGAAGGTCTGAATGACATTTTCTTATTGTCTTTTCAAATAATACTTCAGCATCcataaaattattatgttttgtgCTCACAATTATGTAAACTGAGCTTGATTAACAATCCTCcgaaacaataaatattttagaaaacaaaCGGCATGGCGTTTTACGGGTAAACAAGCAAAGATCAGATAAGAGTGGGAAAAACAGAGCATCATCATTTTCCAATTCATCTATTTTCTCTGCGCAAGCGCGCGAACCAGTAAGAACCCTCAGAAAAATCACAGCGACTCACTCCGTTCTAATCTTAAAACCCTTattccctaaaaaaaaaaaaaggccatgaGAACAACCACTCTGCTTCTCTCTCCTCCACCTTTCTCTTCCAAACCTCTCACACCCACCACCGTCACCACCTCATCCCAACCCTTCTTTCACTCTCCCTCTCCACTCGCCTTTCCTTCCCTAAACCTCAAACCCTTTTCCTTAACCCCATTACCAAACAGCCCCTTCGTTGTACGCGCCGACGACGGCGACGCCGATGGCGCAGGTCCCGATGACTACGACATGGACGACGAGGAGCTCGAGGAGGTCGACAACAAGAAGGATTTCGATATCGAGTACGACACCTTAGTCTCTGCCTCATCTTCGGCTTCCGGAAGCGGCGACGGCGAGGACGACATTGCCATTGTGCAGAGCAAGAGCTTCGTGTCCACACGTGGCTGGGACTCCGAGACGGTTGTCGATTATAGGATTAACGAGGATGAGTTCCATAAGATCAGCTTGCTCGACTGTGATTTTTTCATCAGAAAACCACCCGACCCGGATAACGATGTCTATGATTTCAGGGaggtaaaat includes the following:
- the LOC107421104 gene encoding PLASTID TRANSCRIPTIONALLY ACTIVE protein 6, chloroplastic, with product MRTTTLLLSPPPFSSKPLTPTTVTTSSQPFFHSPSPLAFPSLNLKPFSLTPLPNSPFVVRADDGDADGAGPDDYDMDDEELEEVDNKKDFDIEYDTLVSASSSASGSGDGEDDIAIVQSKSFVSTRGWDSETVVDYRINEDEFHKISLLDCDFFIRKPPDPDNDVYDFREMYVTPPDTDVYAIPKVLAPMPQKYIRCAKSDFGIYNVTEPPIDAPRGPMYKTDREIQKVFLTKHYRNRRLGDPEFILDFEEIYVIDSKTKSITRAKVLVTVPEGRNRDRKKDLLVIRDNGNSFKIIPVSEREDPSTVIEKEEWAKTRQDMERHLRKLRDFPVSNWF